From a single Fusobacterium pseudoperiodonticum genomic region:
- a CDS encoding phage major tail tube protein: MAKTIGIIPEKIINYKCFIDGEMSPTALVDVDLPDIQFMSETISGAGIAGEIDSPTLGHFSAFEIGMNFRTLIKDNFKTFSQKVYALEFRAATQSTDMSGGQINKGRLKISTRVVPKSLGLGKLEVGKPSGSNQKFACAYLKVEVDNETVLEIDKINMIFNVNGEDLLAEVRDAIGM, encoded by the coding sequence ATGGCTAAAACAATCGGAATAATCCCTGAAAAGATAATAAATTATAAATGTTTTATAGATGGGGAGATGTCACCAACAGCTTTAGTTGACGTTGATTTACCAGATATACAATTTATGTCTGAAACAATTTCAGGGGCAGGTATTGCTGGAGAAATAGATTCACCAACATTAGGGCATTTTTCAGCATTTGAAATTGGAATGAATTTCAGAACATTAATTAAAGATAACTTTAAAACGTTTTCTCAAAAAGTATATGCTTTAGAATTTAGAGCAGCAACTCAATCTACTGATATGAGTGGTGGGCAGATAAATAAAGGTAGATTAAAAATATCTACAAGAGTAGTTCCAAAAAGTTTAGGATTAGGAAAATTGGAAGTTGGAAAACCTTCTGGTTCTAACCAAAAATTCGCATGTGCTTATTTAAAAGTTGAAGTAGATAATGAAACTGTTCTAGAAATAGATAAAATTAATATGATTTTCAATGTAAATGGAGAAGATTTACTAGCAGAAGTTAGAGATGCTATAGGAATGTAG